From Puntigrus tetrazona isolate hp1 chromosome 8, ASM1883169v1, whole genome shotgun sequence, the proteins below share one genomic window:
- the tmem51a gene encoding transmembrane protein 51a, translating to MSYSDQTPPSPSRTSGSNSGAQYATAALGVGLIALGIVMIVWSVVPAGSGGNSSTPGVDQGQIRETSSVAFVLVGGGVALLLLSVCLSVRNKQRAARGQEAGSTPANTQEEGATMEHLSQSYTVPTYEEVVMSGQYPISQSSVRHNSITQLPAYEELEEDRHPVEDGLSPARRPSSQIDPSTGAGGRRNSRPGRKLIPLKIRRIKSDNLRRKSLSDIQHTNVFTIEPLTPPPQYDDKLPPLPSDAEQ from the exons ATGTCCTACAGCGACCAGACTCCACCCAGTCCCAGCAGGACCAGCGGCAGTAACTCGGGGGCTCAGTATGCTACGGCCGCGCTGGGCGTGGGCCTCATCGCTCTGGGGATAGTCATGATCGTGTGGAGCGTGGTGCCAGCAGGCTCTGGAGGGAACAGCTCTACTCCTGGAGTGGATCAAGGTCAAATTCGGGAGACCTCATCCGTGGCGTTCGTCTTAGTAGGGGGAGGAGTAGCtcttctgctgctgtctgtgtgtctgagcGTACGGAACAAACAGCGGGCGGCCAGGGGACAGGAAGCCGGCAGTACACCCGCTAACACACAGGAGGAGGGGGCTAC GATGGAACACTTATCCCAGAGCTACACAGTTCCCACTTACGAGGAGGTGGTAATGAGTGGCCAGTATCCCATCAGTCAGTCCTCGGTGCGACACAACAGCATCACCCAGCTGCCAGCTTATGAGGAGCTGGAGGAAGATCGGCACCCTGTGGAAGATGGATTGAGCCCAGCACGCAGACCTTCATCCCAAATCGACCCCAGCACCGGAGCGGGCGGCCGAAGAAACAGCCGGCCCGGGAGAAAACTGATTCCCCTTAAAATTAGACGCATAAAATCGGACAACCTGAGAAGGAAAAGCTTAAGCGATATCCAGCATACCAACGTGTTCACTATCGAACCCCTCACACCGCCTCCACAGTATGACGACAAGCTCCCTCCACTTCCTTCAGACGCAGAACAGTGA